The Manihot esculenta cultivar AM560-2 chromosome 11, M.esculenta_v8, whole genome shotgun sequence genome includes a region encoding these proteins:
- the LOC110626601 gene encoding small G protein signaling modulator 1 isoform X3, translated as MSSGEDEKQWSCPKAGAVNLQRVGSLVRDIGEPCLSQSPIKVVIAISRMLKPDKWQAIFDTDGKVFGFQKALKSILVGGVDPAIRPEVWEFLLGCYSLDSTAEYRRQLRTARRERYEDLVRQCQMMHSSVGTGALAYIVGSKIMDMRMLSKDEGRGEAKVKSRHTSFDAANKLENYSDWNNNCTETPYECERESSSDSGELVSVRGSTDSPTYDSCFLPASGQYSSGSHERGGEVHESQYVAKSYFDFPPLPVTDLFDRGEDEGECVVHDFEPSTQQTLSFQDGRMHIFQIDNNIDLIMESGGSPANNVSHYNNSEIEIVHDDDHEPVLWSNNQEYEKEIVNRLRISDVPETSLLNAASQGGATGEDKVSEWLWTLHRIVVDVVRTDCHLEFYEDKKNLARMSDILAVYAWIDPATGYCQGMSDLLSPFVFLFEDNADAFWCFEMLIRRMHENFQMEGPTGVIKQLQALWHILEFTDREIFAHLSRIGAESLHFAFRMLMVLFRRELSFNEALQMWEMMWAADFDESLAFDLEENCPEPLVLHLPRDSGGEIKEESTENGNGKSTEHGNGKSTENGNGCSNDSSQMKHANMDHSMSEDTAMKSALAYPFCGLTRSLWSRSDRMHIGNLVSSTKNGDDELPVFCVAAILIMNRHKIIRETRSIEDMIKIFNDRLPKIHVKRCIRAAIKLRKKYFHKV; from the exons ATGTCTTCTGGAGAAGACGAAAAGCAATGGAGTTGTCCAAAAGCCGGAGCAGTGAATTTGCAGAGAGTTGGTTCACTAGTGCGCGATATTGGAGAGCCTTGCCTTTCTCAATCACCCATAAAGGTTGTTATTGCT ATAAGCAGAATGCTTAAACCAGACAAGTGGCAGGCAATTTTTGATACTGATGGGAAGGTTTTTGGTTTTCAAAAAGCACTCAAGTCTATTCTTGTGGGG GGTGTGGATCCAGCAATAAGGCCAGAAGTTTGGGAGTTTCTACTTGGTTGTTATTCACTGGACAGCACTGCTGAGTACCGAAGGCAACTGAGGACAGCCCGAAG GGAGCGCTATGAGGACCTGGTCAGGCAATGTCAAATGATGCATTCAAGTGTAGGAACTGGTGCACTTGCATATATTGTGGGGTCCAAAATTATGGATATGAGAATGTTATCCAAGGATGAAGGGAGAGGGGAAGCGAAAGTCAAAAGTAGACACACTTCTTTTGATGCTGCTAACAAATTAGAGAATTATAGTGATTGGAATAATAATTGTACAGAAACACCATATGAGTGTGAAAGGGAAAGTTCTAGTGATTCAGGTGAGCTTGTCAGTGTGAGGGGAAGCACAGACAGCCCGACATATGATTCTTGTTTTTTACCTGCATCTGGCCAATATAGTAGTGGTTCTCATGAAAGAGGGGGTGAAGTTCATGAATCACAATATGTAGCAAAGAGTTATTTTGATTTTCCTCCTTTACCTGTCACAGATTTATTTGATCGGGGAGAAGATGAGGGAGAATGTGTTGTGCATGATTTTGAACCTTCTACCCAACAAACTTTAAGTTTTCAAGATGGCAGAATGCACATTTTTCAAATTGATAATAACATAGATTTAATTATGGAATCAGGTGGTTCACCAGCTAACAATGTTTCACATTACAACAACTCTGAAATTGAAATAGTTCATGATGATGATCATGAACCGGTGTTATGGTCTAATAATCAAGAATATGAAAAAGAAATAGTAAACAGATTGAGAATATCTGATGTTCCAGAAACATCCTTGTTAAATGCGGCTTCTCAAGGAGGGGCTACTGGCGAAGACAAAGTATCTGAATGGCTTTGGACTTTGCATCGCATAG TTGTTGATGTGGTGCGAACAGATTGTCATCTTGAATTCTACGAGGATAAGAAAAATTTAGCTAGGATGTCTGATATCCTTGCTGTCTATGCCTGGATTGATCCTGCCACTGGTTATTGTCAAG GTATGAGCGATTTGTTGTCTCCTTTTGTTTTCCTCTTTGAGGATAATGCTGATGCATTTTGGTGTTTCGAGATGCTTATAAGGAGAATG CATGAAAATTTTCAGATGGAAGGACCAACTGGAGTGATTAAACAGTTGCAAGCATTGTGGCACATCCTGGAATTCACAGATAGAGAAATTTTTGCTCACTTGTCACGTATAGGTGCTGAAAGCCTCCATTTTGCGTTCCGAATGCTAATGGTTCTTTTTCGTCGAGAATTATCTTTCAATGAGGCTCTTCAGATGTGGGAG ATGATGTGGGCTGCTGATTTTGATGAATCATTGGCCTTTGATTTAGAGGAGAACTGCCCGGAGCCACTGGTGCTACATCTCCCAAGGGATTCTGGAggagaaataaaagaagaaagcaCAGAAAATGGCAATGGTAAAAGCACAGAACATGGCAATGGTAAAAGCACAGAAAATGGCAATGGTTGTTCAAATGATAGTTCACAAATGAAGCATGCAAATATGGACCACTCAATGTCTGAGGACACTGCAATGAAGTCAGCATTAGCTTATCCCTTCTGTGGTTTGACAAGGAGTTTATGGTCGAGAAGCGACCGCATGCATATTGGCAATCTGGTCTCATCAACTAAAAATGGGGACGATGAATTACCTGTCTTCTGTGTGGCAGCAATCCTCATCATGAATCGGCATAAGATCATTAGAGAAACTCGGTCAATTGAAGATATGATCAAG ATATTCAATGACAGACTGCCAAAGATCCATGTCAAAAGATGCATACGTGCTGCAATCAAACTTCGGAAGAAGTACTTTCACAAGGTTTGA
- the LOC110626601 gene encoding small G protein signaling modulator 1 isoform X5 produces the protein MSSGEDEKQWSCPKAGAVNLQRVGSLVRDIGEPCLSQSPIKVVIAISRMLKPDKWQAIFDTDGKVFGFQKALKSILVGGVDPAIRPEVWEFLLGCYSLDSTAEYRRQLRTARRERYEDLVRQCQMMHSSVGTGALAYIVGSKIMDMRMLSKDEGRGEAKVKSRHTSFDAANKLENYSDWNNNCTETPYECERESSSDSGELVSVRGSTDSPTYDSCFLPASGQYSSGSHERGGEVHESQYVAKSYFDFPPLPVTDLFDRGEDEGECVVHDFEPSTQQTLSFQDGRMHIFQIDNNIDLIMESGGSPANNVSHYNNSEIEIVHDDDHEPVLWSNNQEYEKEIVNRLRISDVPETSLLNAASQGGATGEDKVSEWLWTLHRIVVDVVRTDCHLEFYEDKKNLARMSDILAVYAWIDPATGYCQGMSDLLSPFVFLFEDNADAFWCFEMLIRRMHENFQMEGPTGVIKQLQALWHILEFTDREIFAHLSRIGAESLHFAFRMLMVLFRRELSFNEALQMWEMMWAADFDESLAFDLEENCPEPLVLHLPRDSGGEIKEESTENGNGKSTEHGNGKSTENGNGCSNDSSQMKHANMDHSMSEDTAMKSALAYPFCGLTRSLWSRSDRMHIGNLVSSTKNGDDELPVFCVAAILIMNRHKIIRETRSIEDMIKADIQ, from the exons ATGTCTTCTGGAGAAGACGAAAAGCAATGGAGTTGTCCAAAAGCCGGAGCAGTGAATTTGCAGAGAGTTGGTTCACTAGTGCGCGATATTGGAGAGCCTTGCCTTTCTCAATCACCCATAAAGGTTGTTATTGCT ATAAGCAGAATGCTTAAACCAGACAAGTGGCAGGCAATTTTTGATACTGATGGGAAGGTTTTTGGTTTTCAAAAAGCACTCAAGTCTATTCTTGTGGGG GGTGTGGATCCAGCAATAAGGCCAGAAGTTTGGGAGTTTCTACTTGGTTGTTATTCACTGGACAGCACTGCTGAGTACCGAAGGCAACTGAGGACAGCCCGAAG GGAGCGCTATGAGGACCTGGTCAGGCAATGTCAAATGATGCATTCAAGTGTAGGAACTGGTGCACTTGCATATATTGTGGGGTCCAAAATTATGGATATGAGAATGTTATCCAAGGATGAAGGGAGAGGGGAAGCGAAAGTCAAAAGTAGACACACTTCTTTTGATGCTGCTAACAAATTAGAGAATTATAGTGATTGGAATAATAATTGTACAGAAACACCATATGAGTGTGAAAGGGAAAGTTCTAGTGATTCAGGTGAGCTTGTCAGTGTGAGGGGAAGCACAGACAGCCCGACATATGATTCTTGTTTTTTACCTGCATCTGGCCAATATAGTAGTGGTTCTCATGAAAGAGGGGGTGAAGTTCATGAATCACAATATGTAGCAAAGAGTTATTTTGATTTTCCTCCTTTACCTGTCACAGATTTATTTGATCGGGGAGAAGATGAGGGAGAATGTGTTGTGCATGATTTTGAACCTTCTACCCAACAAACTTTAAGTTTTCAAGATGGCAGAATGCACATTTTTCAAATTGATAATAACATAGATTTAATTATGGAATCAGGTGGTTCACCAGCTAACAATGTTTCACATTACAACAACTCTGAAATTGAAATAGTTCATGATGATGATCATGAACCGGTGTTATGGTCTAATAATCAAGAATATGAAAAAGAAATAGTAAACAGATTGAGAATATCTGATGTTCCAGAAACATCCTTGTTAAATGCGGCTTCTCAAGGAGGGGCTACTGGCGAAGACAAAGTATCTGAATGGCTTTGGACTTTGCATCGCATAG TTGTTGATGTGGTGCGAACAGATTGTCATCTTGAATTCTACGAGGATAAGAAAAATTTAGCTAGGATGTCTGATATCCTTGCTGTCTATGCCTGGATTGATCCTGCCACTGGTTATTGTCAAG GTATGAGCGATTTGTTGTCTCCTTTTGTTTTCCTCTTTGAGGATAATGCTGATGCATTTTGGTGTTTCGAGATGCTTATAAGGAGAATG CATGAAAATTTTCAGATGGAAGGACCAACTGGAGTGATTAAACAGTTGCAAGCATTGTGGCACATCCTGGAATTCACAGATAGAGAAATTTTTGCTCACTTGTCACGTATAGGTGCTGAAAGCCTCCATTTTGCGTTCCGAATGCTAATGGTTCTTTTTCGTCGAGAATTATCTTTCAATGAGGCTCTTCAGATGTGGGAG ATGATGTGGGCTGCTGATTTTGATGAATCATTGGCCTTTGATTTAGAGGAGAACTGCCCGGAGCCACTGGTGCTACATCTCCCAAGGGATTCTGGAggagaaataaaagaagaaagcaCAGAAAATGGCAATGGTAAAAGCACAGAACATGGCAATGGTAAAAGCACAGAAAATGGCAATGGTTGTTCAAATGATAGTTCACAAATGAAGCATGCAAATATGGACCACTCAATGTCTGAGGACACTGCAATGAAGTCAGCATTAGCTTATCCCTTCTGTGGTTTGACAAGGAGTTTATGGTCGAGAAGCGACCGCATGCATATTGGCAATCTGGTCTCATCAACTAAAAATGGGGACGATGAATTACCTGTCTTCTGTGTGGCAGCAATCCTCATCATGAATCGGCATAAGATCATTAGAGAAACTCGGTCAATTGAAGATATGATCAAGGCAG ATATTCAATGA